In one window of Mytilus galloprovincialis chromosome 6, xbMytGall1.hap1.1, whole genome shotgun sequence DNA:
- the LOC143080849 gene encoding splicing factor 3B subunit 3-like, with product MYLYNLTLQRATGIAHAIHGNFSGSKLQEIVVSRGKILELLKHDPNTGKCYPLLSTEIFGTIRALIPFRLTGGSKDYIVVGSDSGRITILEYIPQKNVFERVHQETFGKSGCRRIVPGQYLAVDPKGRAVMIGAVEKQKLVYILNRDAQARLTISSPLEAHKANTLVYHIVGVDVGFENPTFACLEIDYEESDSDPSGEVAEKAQQLLTYYELDLGLNHVVRKYSEPLDEHANFLVSVPGGTDGPSGVLICSENYVTYKNIGDQPDIRCPIPRRRNDLDDPERGMIFVCSATHKTKSMFFFLAQTEQGDIFKITLDTDEDMVTAINLKYFDTVPVAASMCVLKSGFLFVASEFGNSFLYQIAQLGDDDDEPRFSSNTPLDEGDTFFFSPRSLKNLVQVDEVDSLSPIMNCQIADLANEDTPQLYTLCGRGPRSTLRVLRHGLEVSEMAVSELPGNPNAVWTVKKNVDEEFDAYIIVSFVNATLVLSIGETVEEVTDSGFLGTTPTLSCSQLGDDALVQIYPDGIRHIRSDKRVNEWKTPGKKNIVKCAVNQRQVVIALTGGELVYFEMDPTGQLNEYTERKEMSSDVVCMALGRVPTGEQRCRFLAVGLSDNTVRIVSLDPTDCLSPLSMQALPEPPESLCIVEMGGTEAKEETGETGSVGGLFLNIGLQNGVLLRTVLDTVTGDLSDTRTRYLGLRPVKLFRISMQGSEAVLAMSSRSWLSYTYQNRFHLTPLSYESLEYASGFASEQCPEGIVAISTNTLRILALEKLGAVFNQVSHPVQFTPRKFVIHPESNNLVLIETDHNAYTDATKMERKQQMAEEMVESVTEEQREMAAEMAAQFLNEELPESIFGAPKAGSGMWASVIRIINPISGQTLDKISLEQNEAAHSISLLKFASRGDDQFILVGVARDLVLQPRSLTAGYIYAYQLKDNGEKLEFLHKTEVEEVPAAIASFQGRCLIGVGKFLRIYDLGKKKMLRKCENKHIPNFVIGIHVTGSRIVVSDIQDSFHFIRYKRQENQLIIFSDDTNPRWITASCMLDYNTVAGADKFGNITVVRLPEDISDDVDEDPTGNKALWDRGLLSGASQKVDIVMNFHIGEIVTSLQKATLIPGGSESLVYTTLSGGIGMLVPFTSHEDQDFFQHLEMYMRSENPPLCGRDHLSFRSYYFPIKSIIDGDLCEMFNSMDPGKQKGVAEELDRTPSEVSKKLEDIRTRFAF from the exons ATGTATCTGTATAACTTAACTTTACAAAGAGCTACTGGTATTGCTCATGCAATCCATGGAAACTTTTCTGGAAGCAAGTTACAAGAAATAGTTGTATCCAGAGGCAAAATATTGGAACTTCTAAAACATGACCCAAATACTGGAAAATGTTACCCTTTGTTGTCAACGGAAATATTTGGAACTATTAGAGCTCTTATTCCCTTCAGATTGACTGGTGGTTCTAAAG ATTACATTGTGGTTGGATCCGACTCTGGAAGAATTACCATCTTGGAATACATACCTCAGAAGAATGTGTTTGAAAGG GTTCATCAAGAGACATTTGGTAAAAGTGGTTGTAGAAGGATTGTTCCTGGACAGTACCTGGCTGTGGATCCTAAAGGAAGAGCTGTCATGATAG GTGCAGTTGAAAAACAGAAATTGGTCTACATATTAAACAGAGATGCACAAGCTAGACTGACCATTTCTTCACCTCTAGAAGCTCACAAAGCTAACACACTGGTCTATCATATAGTAGGAGTTGATGTTGGTTTTGAAAATCCAACATTTGCTTGCCTTGAAATTGACTATGAA GAATCGGACAGTGACCCCTCTGGTGAAGTAGCAGAGAAAGCACAACAGTTACTGACCTATTATGAACTGGACTTAGGATTGAACCATGTTGTTAGAAAGTACTCAGAACCACTTGATGAACATGCTAATTTTCTTGTATCAG TTCCTGGAGGCACAGATGGACCAAGTGGTGTGTTAATTTGTTCTGAGAATTATGTTACATACAAAAATATTGGAGACCAACCAGATATCAGATGTCCTATTCCTAGACGCAGG AATGATCTTGATGATCCAGAAAGAGGGATGATCTTTGTATGTAGTGCTACCCATAAAACTAAA TCCATGTTTTTCTTCCTGGCTCAAACAGAACAAGGAGATATATTTAAGATAACTTTAGACACAGATGAAGACATG GTAACGGCcataaatttaaagtattttgacACAGTTCCAGTGGCAGCTAGCATGTGTGTGCTGAAATCTGGTTTCCTCTTTGTTGCCTCTGAATTTGGAAATAG TTTTCTATACCAAATAGCACAGTTAGGTGACGATGATGATGAACCTAGATTCAGTAGTAACACACCATTAGATGAGGGTGACACTTTCTTCTTTTCTCCACGATCTCTGAAGAATTTAGTACAAGTAGATGAAGTAGACAGCCTTTCTCCAATTATGAATTGTCAG ATTGCTGATTTGGCTAATGAGGATACACCCCAGTTGTATACACTGTGCGGAAGAGGACCAAGATCTACACTACGAGTCTTGAGACATGGTTTAGAA GTATCAGAAATGGCTGTTTCAGAACTGCCCGGTAATCCTAACGCTGTATGGACTGTAAAGAAAAATGTTGACG AGGAGTTTGATGCCTATATTATTGTGTCCTTCGTCAATGCTACTCTAGTATTGTCTATTGGTGAAACAGTTGAAGAAGTAACAGACTCAGGGTTCTTGGGAACAACACCTACCTTATCTTGTTCACAGCTTGGAGACGATGCCTTGGTGCAG ATTTATCCAGATGGAATTCGTCATATCAGGTCAGACAAGCGTGTAAATGAATGGAAGACACCTGGCAAGAAGAATATTGTGAAGTGTGCTGTCAATCAAAGACAAGTTGTCATAGCTTTGACGGGTGGTGAATTGGTCTACTTTGAAATGGACCCA ACAGGACAGCTCAATGAATACACCGAAAGGAAAGAGATGTCCTCCGATGTTGTATGTATGGCTCTAGGACGTGTCCCTACAGGTGAACAGAGATGTAGATTCTTGGCTGTTGGTCTCTCAGATAATACTGTCAGGATTGTTTCATTAGACCCTACT GATTGTTTATCACCATTGAGTATGCAGGCTTTACCAGAACCCCCAGAGTCACTGTGTATTGTAGAGATGGGAGGTACAGAAGCCAAGGAAGAAACAGGAGAGACTGGGAGTGTAGGAGGCCTCTTTCTCAACATCGGACTTCAGAATGGTGTACTACTGAGAACTGTATTAGACACAGTAACTGGTGACCTGTCTGATACAAGGACCAGATATTTAGGATTGAGACCAGTCAAACTCTTTAGAATATCAATGCAGGGATCTGAAGCT GTGTTAGCTATGTCAAGTAGATCCTGGCTTAGTTATACCTACCAAAACAGATTTCATCTAACACCATTGTCATACGAATCTCTAGAGTATGCATCAGGATTCGCCTCTGAACAGTGTCCAGAAGGAATAGTAGCCATCTCTACAAACACACTTAG gatTTTGGCTTTAGAAAAACTTGGAGCAGTATTTAATCAGGTTTCACATCCAGTACAATTTACTCCAAGAAAGTTTGTGATACACCCAGAGTCTAACAATCTTGTCCTTATAGAAACTGATCATAATGCTTATACTGATGCTACAAAGATGGAGAGGAAACAACAAATGGCTGAG GAAATGGTAGAATCAGTGACAGAAGAACAGAGAGAAATGGCAGCTGAGATGGCTGCACAGTTCTTAAATGAAGAATTACCAGAGAGTATATTTGGTGCACCAAAGGCAGGCTCTGGCATGTGGGCGTCGGTCATTCGTATCATCAATCCTATCAGTGGTCAAACACTTGATAAAATATCACTAGAACAAAATGAAGCTGCTCATag TATATCCCTACTGAAGTTTGCCAGTCGTGGAGATGATCAGTTTATATTAGTGGGTGTGGCCAGAGATCTTGTTCTACAGCCCAGATCACTGACAGCTGGTTATATATATGCGTATCAATTAAAAGACAATGGAGAAAAATTAGAATTCTTACATAAAACAGAAGTGGAAGAAGTGCCCGCAGCAATTGCTTCATTCCAAGGAAGGTGTCTTATTGGTGTGGGCAAATTTTTAAGAATTTATGATCTTGGCAAGAAAAAGATGCtaaggaaatgtgaaaataag CATATCCCAAACTTTGTGATAGGAATTCACGTGACTGGAAGTCGTATTGTAGTGTCAGACATTCAGGACAGTTTTCATTTTATCCGATATAAAAGACAAGAAAATCAGTTAATTATATTCTCCGATGATACAAATCCTAGATGGATTACTGCTTCGTGTATGTTAGATTATAATACAGTAGCGGGAGCAGATAAATTTGGAAATATTACAGTG GTTCGGCTGCCAGAGGATATCAGTGATGATGTTGATGAAGATCCAACAGGAAACAAGGCATTATGGGATAGAGGCCTGCTGAGTGGTGCATCTCAAAAG GTTGATATAGTAATGAATTTCCACATAGGAGAGATAGTGACATCTCTACAGAAAGCCACCCTAATCCCTGGAGGTTCTGAGTCTCTAGTCTACACTACGCTGTCTGGTGGTATTGGTATGCTGGTACCATTTACTTCACATGAG GACCAAGATTTCTTCCAGCATTTAGAGATGTACATGAGATCAGAGAATCCTCCTCTGTGTGGGAGAGACCATCTATCATTTAGATCATATTACTTTCCTATCAAG AGCATCATTGATGGAGACCTGTGTGAAATGTTTAATTCTATGGATCCTGGTAAACAGAAGGGTGTGGCAGAAGAATTAGATAGGACACCTAGTGAG